The Pseudomonas sp. TH06 genome has a window encoding:
- a CDS encoding chemotaxis protein CheB produces MNDTADLPRIEAIVVGASAGGVEALLTLLGPLRKGFVLPIIIVLHLPEERRSQLAEVFARRLAMPVEEATDKQDIEAGTVYFATPGYHLSVEQDRSLSLSLEERLHHSRPSIDYLFESAADVYGPGLAAVLLTGANHDGARGLAKVKRHGGLTIVQDPADAQVATMPQAALNIRQPDHVLPIHGIGRLLVELERIAC; encoded by the coding sequence ATGAACGACACGGCTGATTTGCCTCGAATCGAGGCTATTGTGGTCGGCGCTTCGGCAGGTGGCGTTGAGGCGTTGCTGACGTTGCTCGGGCCGCTGCGCAAAGGCTTTGTGTTGCCGATCATCATCGTCCTGCACCTGCCGGAAGAGCGTCGCAGCCAGTTGGCCGAGGTGTTTGCCCGGCGCTTGGCGATGCCGGTGGAAGAGGCCACGGACAAGCAGGACATCGAAGCGGGCACGGTGTATTTCGCCACGCCCGGTTATCACCTCTCAGTGGAGCAGGATCGCAGTCTGTCGTTGAGCCTTGAGGAGCGTTTGCACCATTCCCGACCGTCGATTGACTACTTGTTTGAATCCGCCGCCGACGTCTACGGCCCCGGGTTGGCCGCTGTGCTGCTGACCGGCGCCAATCACGATGGCGCGCGCGGACTGGCCAAGGTCAAACGTCATGGCGGGCTGACCATCGTGCAGGACCCGGCAGACGCCCAGGTCGCCACCATGCCTCAGGCTGCTCTGAACATTCGGCAGCCGGATCATGTCTTACCCATTCACGGCATCGGCCGTCTGCTAGTCGAGCTGGAACGAATCGCATGCTAA
- a CDS encoding ATP-binding protein yields the protein MTVSVPLAERALILAPLGRDSQIALMILNEAGYGGLITPDLATLCAQLEPGAGLLLIAAEALRGPELEALFLYLEQQPAWSDLPIVLLTHHGGQEQGPSSRLSDLLGNVTFLERPFHPATLVSLVSAALRGRRRQYDARDRLIDLSESERRLQSTLETLEQQVEERTAQLRHNEEALRQSQKMEAVGQLTGGIAHDFNNMLTGIIGSLELLRRRLARGRTDDLDSLIDLGVTSANRAAGLTHRLLAFSRRQSLDSKAVQMNTLVLSMGELLQRSLNESIQLDMRLDEKLWVAEADPNQLESALLNLVINARDAMPEGGLLVVETSNQVLRRDFTEAYPNLEPGDYVMLSVTDNGSGMPQSVINRAFDPFFTTKPIGQGTGLGLSMIYGFSKQSRGHVSIDSEIDQGTTVKLYLPRFRGEELEQPTSDSEQVPHAIDGETVLIVEDDPAVRLLVSSVLGELGYAFVEAGDADGAVPILNSAQRIDLLISDVGLPGMNGRQLAEIGRQYRPGLKVLFITGYAEHAAVRGGFLDSGMQMITKPFTFDLLTAKVREMIRG from the coding sequence GTGACAGTGTCTGTGCCGCTGGCCGAGCGCGCGCTGATTCTGGCGCCGTTGGGTCGCGACAGCCAAATTGCGCTGATGATTCTCAACGAAGCGGGTTACGGCGGCTTGATTACGCCGGACCTTGCCACACTGTGTGCGCAACTGGAGCCCGGCGCCGGGCTGTTGCTGATCGCTGCCGAAGCGTTACGCGGCCCTGAGCTGGAGGCGTTGTTTCTGTATCTGGAACAGCAACCGGCGTGGTCGGATCTGCCGATTGTTCTGCTCACGCATCATGGCGGACAGGAACAAGGGCCATCCTCGCGCCTCAGCGATTTGCTCGGCAATGTAACGTTTCTCGAGCGCCCGTTTCATCCGGCAACGCTGGTCAGCCTGGTGTCCGCCGCCCTTCGCGGTCGTCGACGACAGTACGACGCCCGCGATCGCCTGATCGACCTGAGCGAAAGCGAGCGGCGCCTGCAATCGACCCTGGAAACCCTTGAACAGCAGGTCGAAGAGCGTACCGCGCAGCTACGGCACAACGAAGAAGCGTTGCGTCAGTCGCAGAAAATGGAAGCGGTTGGTCAGCTCACGGGCGGTATCGCCCACGACTTCAACAACATGCTCACCGGCATCATCGGCAGCCTTGAACTGCTGCGTCGGCGCCTGGCCCGGGGGCGCACTGATGACCTCGACAGCCTGATCGATCTGGGCGTGACTTCGGCCAACCGCGCCGCCGGCCTGACCCATCGTCTGCTGGCGTTTTCCCGTCGGCAGTCGCTCGATTCCAAAGCCGTGCAAATGAATACCCTGGTGCTGTCGATGGGCGAGCTGTTGCAGCGCAGCCTCAACGAGAGCATTCAGCTGGATATGCGTCTGGATGAAAAACTCTGGGTCGCCGAGGCAGACCCTAATCAACTGGAAAGCGCCCTGCTCAATCTGGTCATCAACGCCCGGGACGCCATGCCCGAGGGCGGCCTTTTGGTGGTCGAGACCAGTAATCAGGTGCTGCGCCGTGACTTCACCGAGGCCTATCCCAATCTTGAACCCGGCGACTACGTGATGCTCAGTGTCACCGACAACGGCAGTGGCATGCCGCAGAGTGTCATCAACCGTGCGTTCGATCCGTTTTTCACCACCAAGCCCATCGGTCAGGGCACAGGACTTGGCCTGTCGATGATCTACGGTTTCAGTAAACAGTCACGCGGCCATGTGTCGATTGACAGCGAGATTGATCAGGGCACGACGGTCAAACTCTATCTGCCGCGTTTCCGTGGCGAAGAACTGGAACAACCGACCAGCGACTCCGAGCAAGTCCCACACGCAATCGATGGCGAAACCGTCCTGATTGTCGAAGACGACCCGGCCGTGCGCTTGCTGGTCAGCTCGGTGCTGGGTGAACTGGGTTATGCGTTTGTCGAGGCCGGGGATGCCGATGGCGCCGTGCCGATTCTCAACTCGGCGCAGCGCATTGATCTGCTGATCAGCGACGTCGGCTTGCCGGGCATGAACGGTCGGCAACTGGCAGAAATCGGTCGGCAATACCGGCCGGGCTTGAAGGTGTTGTTCATCACCGGGTACGCCGAACATGCGGCGGTGCGTGGCGGCTTCCTCGACTCGGGGATGCAGATGATCACCAAGCCGTTCACCTTTGATCTGCTCACCGCCAAGGTGCGGGAGATGATCCGCGGCTGA
- a CDS encoding HlyD family secretion protein — MKVLLARSMTLAVVLLAIVLGWFAWEHYTRAPWTRDARVRADVVTLSADVSGRIVSLAVQDNQHVDKGQLLMEIDPARYTLAVEHSRRSVEVAKATLGQSQAAIVASEALLKQRQSEERRRRTLKQGFAISGEEWEKSSTDVAVAQADLLRNQANLGLAQANVQLAIAALTQAELDLQRTRVESPVSGYVTNLLTREGDYAVAGGALLALVDSESFYVSGYFEETKLPRIEEGDRVRIQLMSGETFGGRVQSIAFAIADRENAPGSRLLANINPSYTWVKLAQRVPVRIDIDSDYAGKNRLRAGTTATVTILE, encoded by the coding sequence TTGAAAGTGTTACTCGCTCGATCAATGACGTTGGCCGTGGTGCTGCTGGCCATCGTGCTCGGCTGGTTTGCCTGGGAACATTACACCCGCGCGCCGTGGACCCGGGATGCCCGGGTGAGGGCGGACGTGGTGACGCTGTCGGCCGACGTTTCCGGACGTATCGTCAGTCTGGCAGTGCAGGACAACCAGCACGTCGACAAGGGGCAACTGCTGATGGAAATCGATCCGGCGCGCTACACGTTGGCGGTAGAACATTCGCGGCGTTCGGTGGAAGTGGCCAAAGCAACCTTGGGCCAGTCGCAAGCGGCGATTGTTGCCAGCGAAGCGCTGCTCAAACAGCGTCAAAGCGAAGAGCGCCGGCGCCGGACGCTCAAGCAGGGCTTTGCGATCTCCGGGGAAGAATGGGAGAAATCCAGTACCGACGTGGCGGTGGCTCAGGCTGATCTGTTGCGCAATCAGGCCAACCTCGGACTGGCGCAGGCGAATGTGCAATTGGCGATTGCGGCACTGACTCAGGCCGAACTGGATTTGCAGCGTACCCGTGTCGAGTCGCCGGTCAGCGGCTACGTCACGAACCTGCTGACCCGCGAGGGCGATTACGCAGTGGCCGGTGGCGCACTGTTGGCGTTGGTCGACAGCGAGTCGTTCTACGTCAGTGGTTACTTCGAGGAAACCAAATTGCCGCGGATCGAGGAGGGCGATCGCGTGCGAATTCAGTTGATGAGCGGGGAAACCTTCGGTGGTCGCGTGCAAAGCATTGCCTTCGCCATCGCGGACCGGGAAAACGCCCCGGGCAGTCGTCTGCTGGCGAACATCAACCCGAGTTACACCTGGGTGAAACTGGCGCAACGGGTTCCGGTGCGGATCGACATCGATAGCGACTATGCCGGCAAGAACCGCTTGCGCGCAGGCACAACGGCCACCGTCACCATCCTGGAATAA
- a CDS encoding protein-glutamate O-methyltransferase CheR, protein MECSDSVERNSEIELRLLIEAIYLKYSYDFRDYSGASIKRRVLHALNQFECATISALQEKVLHDPTAFMQLLQLLTIPVSEMFRDPSHFLAIRKEVVPLLRTYPSIKIWIAGCSTGEEVYSMAILLREEGLLDRTIIYATDINPRSLDKAKQGIFSMENVRAYTANYQQAGGQRSFADYYTAAYGYAIFDKSLCENVTFADHSLATDSVFSETQLISCRNVLIYFNKKLQDRAFGLFHESLCHRGFLVLGSKETLDFSSYANQFEPLVKQERIYRKL, encoded by the coding sequence GTGGAGTGCAGTGATTCCGTGGAACGCAACAGCGAAATCGAATTGCGGCTGTTGATCGAGGCCATCTACCTCAAGTACAGCTACGATTTCCGTGATTACTCGGGCGCTTCGATCAAGCGTCGGGTGCTGCACGCGTTGAACCAGTTCGAGTGCGCGACCATTTCGGCATTGCAGGAAAAGGTCCTGCATGATCCGACCGCGTTCATGCAGTTGCTGCAATTGCTGACGATCCCGGTCAGTGAGATGTTTCGTGATCCGTCGCACTTCCTTGCCATTCGCAAGGAAGTGGTGCCGCTGCTCAGAACCTATCCGTCGATCAAGATCTGGATTGCCGGGTGCAGCACGGGTGAGGAGGTCTATTCGATGGCGATTCTGCTGCGCGAAGAGGGCTTGCTCGATCGCACGATCATTTACGCCACCGACATCAACCCGCGCTCGCTGGACAAGGCCAAGCAGGGGATTTTTTCGATGGAAAACGTCCGTGCCTACACCGCCAACTATCAGCAGGCCGGAGGTCAGCGTTCATTCGCCGACTACTACACTGCTGCGTATGGCTACGCGATTTTCGACAAAAGCCTGTGCGAGAACGTGACGTTCGCCGACCACAGTCTGGCGACCGACAGTGTGTTCTCTGAAACCCAATTGATTTCCTGCCGCAACGTGTTGATCTATTTCAACAAGAAGCTGCAGGACCGGGCTTTCGGGCTGTTTCACGAATCGCTGTGTCACCGTGGTTTTCTGGTGCTTGGCAGTAAAGAGACGCTGGATTTTTCCAGTTACGCCAACCAGTTCGAACCGCTGGTGAAACAGGAACGGATCTACCGCAAATTATGA
- a CDS encoding response regulator has translation MSVDAQDVVLVVEDEPVILMILTDYLSGQGYRVLQAENGEQAFEILASKPHLDMLITDYRLPGGISGVQIAEPAVKLRPDLKVIFISGYPQEIRETGSPITRKAPILEKPFDLDVLQEKIQELLA, from the coding sequence ATGAGCGTAGATGCACAAGATGTAGTACTCGTCGTCGAGGACGAACCGGTTATCTTGATGATCCTGACGGATTACCTGTCAGGGCAGGGCTATCGTGTGCTGCAGGCCGAAAACGGCGAGCAGGCGTTCGAAATTCTCGCGAGCAAACCTCATCTGGACATGTTGATCACTGACTATCGCTTGCCTGGCGGCATCTCCGGCGTACAGATCGCCGAGCCTGCGGTAAAGCTGCGGCCCGATCTCAAGGTGATTTTCATCAGCGGTTACCCGCAGGAAATCCGCGAAACCGGCAGCCCGATCACGCGCAAGGCGCCGATTCTGGAAAAGCCGTTCGACCTGGACGTGTTGCAGGAAAAGATTCAGGAGTTGCTGGCCTGA
- a CDS encoding ATPase domain-containing protein: MSTSNELISAKAATGIVGLDDILAGGLSRGHVFLLEGEPGTGKTTVALHFLLAGAKAGERSLYITLSETERELRQGALSHGWELDDNIHIFELTPPESLLNAEHQQSLLYSSDLELGEATRQIFEAVERFKPSRVVLDSLSEIRLLAQSSLRYRRQILAIKHYFVRYNATVLLLDDLTTESLDKTVHSVAHGVIRLEELTPNYGAERRRVRVVKYRGQKYRGGFHDFTIMGDGVHVFPRLVAAEHRGDYPRLQLTSGIKELDALLGGGIETGSSTLILGPAGTGKSLISMIFAAAAVARGEKAALFIFDEELELLFERMRNIGIDLKALRATGNLLIEQVDAAELSPGEFSHRVRRCVDDANIKTVVIDSINGYQAAMPEENALVLHMHELLLYLNRKGAATFMTVAQHGLVGDMQAPVDITYLADTVILLRYFEAIGKVRRAISIIKKRTGSHESTIREYRISKQGMTIGEPLEAFQGVLRGVPTYLGASNPLLQEESS; encoded by the coding sequence TTGTCTACATCTAACGAGTTGATCAGTGCGAAAGCCGCTACCGGCATTGTGGGTCTGGATGACATCCTGGCCGGTGGCTTGTCTCGCGGTCATGTTTTCTTGCTGGAGGGTGAGCCCGGAACCGGTAAAACCACGGTCGCCTTGCATTTTCTCCTGGCCGGCGCGAAGGCTGGCGAACGCTCGTTGTATATCACGCTATCGGAAACCGAGCGTGAGCTGCGCCAGGGTGCGCTGTCCCACGGCTGGGAACTTGACGACAACATCCATATCTTTGAGCTGACGCCACCGGAAAGCCTGCTCAATGCTGAACATCAGCAGAGCCTGCTGTACTCCTCCGATCTGGAACTGGGCGAAGCCACCCGGCAAATATTTGAAGCGGTCGAACGCTTTAAACCGAGCCGGGTGGTGCTCGACAGCCTGTCGGAGATCCGCCTGCTCGCGCAAAGCTCCTTGCGCTATCGCCGGCAGATCCTTGCGATCAAGCATTATTTCGTGCGCTATAACGCCACGGTCCTGCTGCTCGATGACCTGACCACCGAATCCCTCGACAAAACCGTGCACAGCGTCGCCCATGGCGTGATCCGGCTTGAAGAACTCACGCCCAACTACGGCGCCGAGCGGCGACGCGTACGGGTGGTCAAGTACCGTGGGCAAAAGTATCGCGGCGGTTTTCACGACTTCACCATCATGGGCGATGGCGTCCATGTGTTCCCGCGACTGGTGGCGGCGGAACATCGCGGTGATTACCCGCGCCTGCAATTGACCAGCGGCATCAAGGAGCTGGACGCGCTGCTGGGCGGCGGGATCGAAACCGGTTCAAGCACGCTGATCCTCGGCCCTGCCGGTACCGGTAAGTCGCTGATCTCGATGATCTTTGCCGCCGCCGCAGTGGCTCGCGGGGAAAAAGCCGCCTTGTTCATCTTCGACGAAGAACTGGAACTGCTCTTCGAACGGATGAGAAACATCGGCATCGACCTCAAGGCCCTGCGCGCCACCGGCAATCTGCTGATCGAGCAAGTGGACGCCGCCGAGCTGTCACCGGGCGAGTTTTCCCACCGAGTGCGCCGCTGCGTCGATGATGCCAACATCAAGACCGTGGTCATCGACAGCATCAACGGCTATCAGGCCGCAATGCCCGAAGAAAACGCCCTCGTGCTGCACATGCACGAACTGTTGCTGTACCTGAACCGCAAAGGCGCGGCCACCTTCATGACCGTTGCCCAGCACGGTCTGGTTGGCGACATGCAAGCGCCGGTCGACATCACTTATCTGGCTGACACGGTGATTCTGTTGCGTTACTTCGAAGCCATCGGCAAGGTCCGCCGCGCTATCTCCATCATCAAGAAACGCACCGGCAGCCACGAATCGACCATTCGCGAATACCGTATTTCGAAGCAAGGCATGACCATTGGTGAACCGCTGGAAGCCTTCCAGGGCGTGCTTCGTGGCGTACCGACCTACCTCGGCGCGAGTAATCCGCTGCTGCAGGAAGAGAGCTCGTGA
- a CDS encoding tetratricopeptide repeat protein, with product MPQSRRYLLISLGLVLIVVVAWLSVRSTTPVIPDAIKHGYSEALGAARTGQPGAARQLYQQLGRPDLSVKRRVWLHGELPNYPSPLALKLADADLQNEAPEVRLAAIKSVVGLVPGGQRSLLLGPMLEDEDQTVRFAAINALLGLTPDELGLYFAPLQQAIDGWEQALKDQPESAATYAQLARLYIHNAELKQAQQALDNTLRLEPGNLQALVMQIDVLDRQGQSDAARQLLAQQLKAQPDSAYLQHALGLWLLHHGQREYALLGLSKAVELEPDNKDYRYDLATTLHSAEELEAAQKQLQEIVQRHPADRKARVLLINYWKESGQLQNVQILLAQLEQLNPDDPALQQGL from the coding sequence ATGCCTCAGTCTCGCCGCTATCTGCTTATCAGTCTTGGTCTTGTGCTTATTGTCGTCGTGGCATGGCTGTCTGTGCGCAGTACCACTCCGGTCATCCCCGACGCGATTAAACATGGCTACAGCGAAGCGCTGGGCGCCGCCCGGACTGGTCAACCCGGTGCAGCGCGGCAGCTATATCAACAGCTGGGACGTCCGGATTTGTCGGTCAAGCGCCGCGTCTGGCTCCACGGCGAGTTGCCCAACTACCCAAGTCCGCTGGCATTGAAACTCGCCGACGCCGACCTGCAGAACGAGGCACCCGAGGTACGGCTGGCAGCGATCAAAAGTGTGGTGGGACTGGTGCCGGGCGGGCAACGCAGTCTGTTGCTGGGCCCTATGCTCGAAGATGAGGATCAAACCGTACGATTTGCTGCCATCAACGCCCTGCTCGGCTTGACCCCGGACGAGCTGGGACTGTATTTCGCGCCACTGCAACAAGCGATCGATGGCTGGGAGCAAGCGCTCAAGGATCAACCGGAAAGCGCCGCGACTTACGCCCAACTGGCGCGCCTTTATATCCACAACGCCGAGTTGAAACAGGCGCAGCAAGCACTGGACAACACCCTGCGCCTGGAACCGGGCAACCTGCAGGCACTGGTGATGCAGATCGATGTACTCGACCGTCAGGGACAGAGTGATGCGGCGCGGCAGTTGCTCGCCCAACAGCTAAAAGCCCAACCTGACTCGGCGTATCTGCAACACGCCCTCGGTCTGTGGTTGTTGCACCACGGCCAGCGTGAATACGCCCTGCTCGGCTTGTCGAAAGCGGTCGAGCTGGAACCTGACAACAAGGATTACCGCTACGACCTCGCGACCACTCTGCACAGCGCAGAAGAACTGGAAGCGGCGCAGAAGCAACTGCAGGAAATCGTCCAGCGTCACCCAGCGGACCGCAAGGCGCGGGTGTTGCTGATCAACTACTGGAAAGAAAGCGGCCAGTTGCAGAACGTGCAGATTCTGCTGGCTCAACTGGAGCAATTGAATCCGGATGATCCGGCGTTACAGCAAGGTCTCTGA
- a CDS encoding DUF1656 domain-containing protein, giving the protein MPIDFEIGGVYLPPIAQALLLAIPIFMLLDWGLRRLGVLRLVWHEALFEGALYACVCATLLLLMGA; this is encoded by the coding sequence TTGCCCATTGATTTCGAGATTGGCGGCGTTTATCTGCCACCCATTGCCCAGGCCCTGTTGCTGGCCATACCGATTTTCATGTTGCTGGATTGGGGCTTGCGCCGTCTGGGTGTGTTGCGCCTGGTCTGGCATGAGGCATTGTTCGAAGGGGCACTGTATGCCTGCGTCTGTGCCACGCTGCTTTTGCTGATGGGAGCCTGA
- a CDS encoding FUSC family protein, whose product MSVPMQSLLNYFKAVIHPGQAVLLFALRTIVAGLLTLYLAFLFDLDQPKWSIMAVVIVSQPLAGMALARSFGQVIGTTLGAAVAVLIMAIFPQAPLPFITTLALWLALCTAGGTLLRYTSSQAFVLSGYTAVVVALLAIPDQDGTFLLAVTRVTETLLAVACVCVVSLLTARPEAVAKGYFAKVDQVIKLVASHSAAVIRTQESEADFQRRQMQLLGEISALEGLRRHLYFDAPRLRSANNLVLLLGNQLMLLTSRLTALRHQRELLTERWEGDLPLEVQRLRAEELALLDQLAEQGRSLPAEKRHHFVTLQQQFEALAYEAEQLTEDMSATLRSLAWALRWEQARLLQQLEQILELSDAIQEGREASCLYRGQASPLHLDFTLASMNAIRAFTALLVAGLIWIETAWDGARGGMILVGILCSLMATFPRPLMAAQSYARGLGLALVVSALYQFMLVPAISDFEWLALLLAPLLYVIAVGLASPATAGIGMGLGLSSFLMLGPQNIGTGQNTAIQWFEFAGAYVSAAMLALIVYAWIFPFRPVWRLRRLYNEAREQVYELTKKPATDEQQFAFESRMVDRLTSMLGLLPAANDRAMQQLYEISLACVALGVAMHQLRQQAQNNALLTDVFSQHLSSALRKTGRFVAGRQDAQLTPLLDTLHALGDELDDLHVGSHEHLWSVFRMRVALLIVVSFLQRHGEYLQRNASEGEPALAH is encoded by the coding sequence ATGAGTGTGCCCATGCAATCCCTGCTGAATTATTTCAAGGCGGTGATCCATCCCGGTCAGGCCGTCCTGCTGTTTGCCCTGCGCACCATCGTGGCCGGGTTGCTGACCCTGTATCTGGCGTTCCTGTTCGATCTCGATCAGCCCAAGTGGTCGATCATGGCCGTGGTCATTGTCAGTCAACCGCTGGCCGGCATGGCGCTGGCACGCAGTTTTGGCCAGGTGATCGGTACCACGCTCGGTGCCGCGGTGGCAGTGTTGATCATGGCAATTTTTCCGCAGGCGCCGCTGCCGTTCATCACGACACTGGCCCTGTGGCTGGCGCTCTGCACGGCGGGCGGTACCTTGCTGCGCTACACCAGTTCCCAGGCGTTTGTGCTCAGCGGTTACACCGCCGTGGTGGTGGCGTTGCTGGCCATTCCCGATCAGGACGGCACTTTTCTGCTGGCCGTCACCCGCGTGACCGAAACGTTGCTGGCCGTGGCCTGTGTCTGCGTGGTCAGTTTGCTCACGGCGCGTCCGGAAGCTGTCGCCAAGGGCTATTTCGCCAAGGTCGATCAGGTGATCAAACTGGTCGCCAGTCATTCCGCTGCGGTCATTCGCACGCAAGAGAGCGAAGCCGACTTTCAACGTCGGCAAATGCAATTGCTCGGTGAGATCAGTGCCCTCGAAGGGTTGCGCCGTCACCTGTATTTCGATGCGCCACGATTGCGCAGCGCGAATAACCTTGTGCTGTTACTGGGCAATCAATTGATGCTGCTGACCTCGCGACTGACCGCGTTGAGGCATCAGCGCGAACTGCTGACCGAGCGCTGGGAGGGCGATCTGCCTCTGGAAGTGCAGCGCCTGCGTGCCGAAGAGCTGGCGCTTCTCGACCAGTTGGCGGAGCAGGGCCGGTCGCTCCCCGCCGAAAAGCGCCATCACTTCGTGACGCTGCAACAGCAATTCGAAGCCCTGGCGTATGAGGCCGAACAACTGACCGAAGACATGAGCGCCACCCTGCGTTCACTGGCGTGGGCCTTGCGCTGGGAGCAGGCGCGTCTGTTGCAGCAACTGGAACAGATCCTCGAACTGAGCGATGCCATTCAAGAGGGGCGCGAGGCCAGTTGCCTTTATCGCGGTCAGGCCAGCCCCCTGCATCTGGATTTCACTCTGGCCTCGATGAACGCCATTCGCGCCTTTACCGCGTTGCTGGTCGCCGGATTGATCTGGATCGAAACCGCTTGGGACGGTGCGCGGGGCGGGATGATTCTGGTGGGGATTCTCTGTTCGCTCATGGCGACGTTTCCGCGTCCGCTGATGGCAGCACAGAGTTATGCCCGTGGGTTGGGCCTGGCACTCGTGGTATCGGCGCTCTATCAATTCATGCTGGTGCCGGCGATCAGTGACTTCGAGTGGCTGGCGTTGTTGCTGGCACCACTGCTCTATGTGATCGCGGTCGGTTTGGCGAGCCCGGCGACGGCGGGAATCGGCATGGGGCTGGGGTTGTCGAGTTTCCTCATGCTTGGCCCGCAGAATATCGGCACCGGGCAGAACACGGCGATCCAATGGTTTGAATTTGCCGGTGCCTATGTCAGCGCAGCGATGCTCGCTCTTATCGTCTACGCGTGGATTTTCCCGTTTCGCCCGGTTTGGCGCCTTCGTCGCTTGTACAACGAAGCGCGTGAGCAGGTGTATGAGCTGACTAAAAAACCAGCCACCGATGAGCAGCAATTCGCCTTCGAAAGCCGCATGGTCGATCGTTTGACCAGCATGCTGGGTTTGCTGCCGGCGGCAAATGACCGGGCTATGCAGCAGTTGTACGAAATCAGCCTGGCCTGCGTGGCTTTGGGTGTGGCGATGCACCAGCTCAGGCAGCAGGCGCAGAACAATGCGTTGCTCACGGACGTGTTCAGTCAGCACCTGTCTTCGGCCTTGCGCAAAACCGGACGCTTTGTCGCCGGGCGACAGGATGCGCAGCTGACGCCGTTGCTGGATACGCTGCACGCGCTGGGCGATGAGCTGGATGATCTGCACGTCGGCAGTCATGAACATCTGTGGTCGGTGTTTCGCATGCGCGTGGCGCTGTTGATCGTCGTGTCATTTCTGCAGCGCCACGGCGAGTACCTGCAACGTAATGCCTCGGAAGGAGAGCCGGCCCTTGCCCATTGA
- a CDS encoding hybrid sensor histidine kinase/response regulator — MLSNIQAKLLIVDDLPENLLALEALIKREDRTVYKALSADEALSLLLQHEFAMAILDVQMPGMNGFELAELMRGTEKTKNIPIIFVSAAGRELNYAFKGYESGAVDFLHKPLDIHAVKSKVNVFVDLYRQSKAMKQQVEALEQARREQEALLQQLQSTQAELEQAVRMRDDFMSIVAHEVRTPLNGLILETQLRKMHLARDNAAAFTLDKMHAMVDRDERQIKSLIRLIEDMLDISRIRTGKLSIRPNRFDLAQLVSNLLQNFAQQIEAAETTVSFEAESPVEGCWDEFRIEQVISNLLTNALRYGGRSPVQVRVYRQGNQARVEVQDHGIGISEENQKRIFQQFERVSAKTVVAGLGLGLFISEQIVAAHGGSIVVESQINEGALFRVCLPIEENGKPDATSE, encoded by the coding sequence ATGCTAAGTAATATCCAGGCAAAACTGCTGATCGTCGACGATCTGCCCGAGAACCTGCTGGCTCTCGAAGCGCTGATCAAACGCGAAGACCGCACCGTCTACAAGGCGCTGTCGGCGGACGAAGCACTGTCGCTGCTGCTGCAACACGAATTCGCCATGGCCATTCTCGACGTGCAGATGCCCGGCATGAACGGCTTCGAACTGGCGGAGTTGATGCGCGGCACCGAAAAAACCAAGAACATCCCGATCATTTTCGTCAGCGCTGCCGGCCGTGAACTGAACTATGCGTTCAAGGGCTACGAGAGCGGGGCGGTCGACTTTCTGCACAAACCGCTGGATATCCACGCGGTAAAGAGCAAGGTCAACGTCTTCGTCGATCTGTATCGCCAGAGTAAGGCCATGAAGCAACAGGTCGAAGCGCTGGAGCAGGCCCGCCGCGAGCAGGAAGCGCTTCTGCAACAATTACAAAGCACGCAGGCGGAACTCGAGCAGGCAGTGCGGATGCGCGATGACTTCATGTCAATCGTCGCCCACGAAGTGCGCACGCCGCTCAATGGCCTGATACTCGAAACCCAATTGCGCAAGATGCACCTGGCGCGGGACAACGCTGCCGCTTTCACCCTGGACAAGATGCACGCCATGGTCGATCGCGACGAACGACAGATCAAAAGCCTGATCCGCCTGATCGAAGACATGCTCGATATTTCGCGGATTCGCACCGGCAAGTTGTCGATCCGGCCGAACCGTTTCGATCTGGCGCAGTTGGTGAGCAATCTGTTGCAGAACTTCGCGCAGCAGATTGAAGCTGCGGAAACCACCGTTTCCTTCGAAGCCGAGAGTCCGGTGGAAGGTTGCTGGGATGAATTTCGCATCGAGCAAGTGATTTCCAATCTGTTGACCAACGCCTTGCGGTACGGCGGCAGAAGTCCGGTGCAGGTGCGCGTCTACCGCCAGGGCAATCAGGCGCGGGTCGAGGTGCAGGATCATGGCATCGGCATCAGTGAAGAGAATCAGAAACGCATTTTTCAACAATTCGAACGGGTTTCCGCCAAGACGGTAGTCGCCGGGCTCGGGTTGGGTCTGTTCATTTCCGAGCAGATCGTCGCCGCCCATGGCGGTTCCATCGTCGTCGAGAGTCAAATCAACGAGGGCGCCCTGTTTCGCGTTTGTCTGCCGATCGAGGAAAACGGCAAACCCGACGCAACCTCTGAGTGA